TTTCAATAGCTCAGGAAACCCTATATTGAAATATTGATGTTAGTAGTAACACCGGAGTCTAACCACCAAGTATTCCCAGGTACTGATactaaattaactttaaaacaaacaaaattaagaaaTGTACCTCTCTCTTCGCGCCATGCACGATACTTAATACAATTCTTCTTTAGATATCCAGCCTTATTGCAAATGAAACAGTCATTGTTAATCTTTTTCTTTGAATTTGGACCCTAAGAAGCATCcacattcttcattttcttttccttATCCCTAGAGGTGCTTTCCAGATGAGCATTTTTTATCCTTTCTTGTTTTAATCTCTCTTCCTCTCGAATACGATGAGAAATTAGTTCATTCAAGTTTCACGTTTCCTTCTGACAGTTAAAACTGAATTTAAAGTGCTTGAATTGAACCAGGAGAGAAATCAGAATGAGATGCACAAGTAAATCCTCATGCAAATCAAACTTTAATACCTTAAGTTTCGATGCAAGATTAGACATCTCAATGATGTACTCCCTTATATTACCATTGCCCTTATACCTCATTGAAATCAAGCTCTTAAGAATAGTGCTTGTTTCAGCCTTATCACTTTTAACATAACACTTTTCAATTTCTGTAACGTAATCTTTAGTATTGGTGGTGTCCTTAAACACAACACCCTTAAGAAACTCCGGAATTGCACGCTTTATGATCGTAAGACTCATGCAGTTAGAGCGATCATATTCCTCAAATTTTGCCTTCTCTTCAGAAGATATAATAATCGTAAGAGTAGTAGGTTTCTCTGTATGTATCGCAAGGTCAATGTCCATGCAATGGAGAACTATCTGAATGTTCTCCTTCCAATTCTTAAAGTTGGAACCATTAAGGATTGGGACTAAACTTAAGTTGACATGAATATTTGTAACATTAGCTGAAAAGATAACATAATTTAAACTGTAACTAACATgctcaattttttaattttcaatcaaattcaaaataatcagaAAATCCCATCCAAAATATCTATTGCACTATCAAATTCAAATCTTtggaaaatgaaatttaattgcTACTGGTATCTTGTTGCAATAATCAAACACTAACAATAGTGCGTGACAATTAACAAACTCTTCTTTGGATTGATTTGATATTACCATGTAAAATCTTTACAATTGTTACATGCTTATATTATCACATGTAATTATGAATTTTGGTCAACTAATAACCTTCCTTTGAGCCCGATTAGATAGTCACATGAAATTTCACCATTATAAAcattcaaaattcaaacttaTACAAACTAATTAGAGATGTCACTTTGGTGACAtcataatttaacttatttaatttaaataaagaacaatATGCTGAATTCTAGAATAagattaaaacttaaataaaaattaaaagagtttgactctttttaatattaatttaacaaaataaattagtaatattatttactgaaacttaactttattaaaataagattaaaattttattttctttaaaattttatttttcaataaaataataaaataatattatttcctttaaattgaaaaaagtattattttccaaaaaaaaatatattaatatgtgtGCAATACGGTTTCAATTTACAATACGTTTTGATAACGGTTATCAAATTAGGATTTCAACAAACGGTTACCAAATATTCTATACATATCGTCAAATCATTAATTATCTCAACAAACTTCAAACGTTATTAAACtcgaatgatttatttttcctaTATTCAAGACAAGAACTAGTCTCCCTAAATTCTTGTATAAGAAAAAGTCTCCCTAAATTCAAGAACAAGTCgggctttgataccaattgatgGAAATAATTTCCacttaaaactaaattataaattgtaataCCCTAGATCATAATACTTGTTCTTGACATATGAAAGACAAGAGCAAAATACTTATCTAGATCCTTAGATCCTTAGACATGATGTTTGGATGAAATGGTCTTTCAAAATGGCAAAAATCTTCTGTTTCCTTTATTATTATCCGATGATGGGAATTCAGAGAGACCatgataaaaaattgttattttatacacggctttattctcttaattttctcttcttttggGACCATAACTGCATTATTAATAACCGTCTTATTAATAAATgtcttattaataaatgatgttaatttctaattttgctcctcatcaaattagaaataccaCAATGTATCCACAATTTAACATTAATGACAATAATGTTCTTAAgtcaaatctcaaataactttatatcacatgatattaacttattatattcaatgaccatatatatctatttaaatatattaatgtctttgaaaataatttaagtatGAAAACTCGAACTTAACGTTCTACCAACCACTTGAGTTATAActctctattttattaattaaaatatttttactatactttaattaaatttatatttaatagaaaatgatattttaataatttatctttaaaaattcaaataacctttttttaaacaagatatttttaaaataaagttataaaaaaaaacttaaaaatccaagatcaaaggcTCTTATAAGTATAATCTTTAACACTATTTTAAGAGAAATTGTCATGATTTAATGCCACCTTATCCTTAATCTTGGTCCCATTGATATTGTGTGAAGGTCCATGGAATCAAATGAGAAGCCATAGAGTTGAGGGTCCCAATACAAAAGTTCTATCACAAAACttattcttttttgttttaatcCAACTAACATgaacaaagaaaaattaaaaccatgtgaaatgataaagaaataaaataattcttaatcATAATCCTTGAATTTTAAACAACCATTTTCCATATCTTATTGCATCTAGAATATGCACCAAGCAGGAGGTTGATGTATAAAGAGAGAGTTCGATTCCCTTTTGAAGCCATAGATTCCGGCGGTTAGATTATAGATGATAACATATCACTAATCATTTGGacaatattaattgaataagatatattttttttaatggtcATTAAGATTTAAACCCAGAGCTTTAAACCCTCTAGAGAAAAATTTGTCTACATTGGCTTTTACCAAATACAATAAtcctcaacaaaaaaaaaaatacttttttgcAAAAAAGAATAACTAAAATACAATGGAGGCCCTAAATCATTCCACCAATCTTCTTATCTAGCCAAAATCATAGAGAAAGTCACACTAATTATAAccaagattaaaatattaagggAGACAATGAATCATATTGCCACAATAGTTATACACTCTAAAAATTCCTAGATATTCCtcaaacaagacctaaaatataaaattaattttacttgatcaataatttttcattctcc
This is a stretch of genomic DNA from Impatiens glandulifera chromosome 4, dImpGla2.1, whole genome shotgun sequence. It encodes these proteins:
- the LOC124935216 gene encoding uncharacterized protein LOC124935216; protein product: MDIDLAIHTEKPTTLTIIISSEEKAKFEEYDRSNCMSLTIIKRAIPEFLKGVVFKDTTNTKDYVTEIEKCYVKSDKAETSTILKSLISMRYKGNGNIREYIIEMSNLASKLKVLKFDLHEDLLVHLILISLLVQFKHFKFSFNCQKET